From one Rosa rugosa chromosome 4, drRosRugo1.1, whole genome shotgun sequence genomic stretch:
- the LOC133707443 gene encoding uncharacterized protein LOC133707443, whose protein sequence is MKVLKSQLKAVFQLIGVLYTFLFTSKGEGPDVIAISSIAIGSISLILGDLGRRRSRVTLLKVYMVASSIGVLLSIACVANGNVTLEVFQTPNRWETHKFELLEAARTAIGFLVQIFMCLFVECL, encoded by the exons GCTGTCTTTCAGCTGATAGGAGTCCTATATACATTTCTTTTTACTTCCAAAGGGGAAGGTCCTGATGTGATTGCTATCTCTTCTATAGCTATTGGTTCAATTTCTTTGATACTTGGGGACTTAG GTCGAAGGCGTAGTCGAGTAACTTTGTTGAAAGTTTACATGGTTGCATCATCTATTGGAGTGCTTCTTTCCATTGCTTGTGTTGCCAATGGGAATGTAACATTAGAG GTTTTCCAAACTCCCAATAGATGGGAAACCCACAAGTTTGAACTTCTTGAGGCCGCTCGCACTGCAATTG GATTCCTGGTACAAATATTCATGTGTTTATTTGTGGAATGCTTGTAG
- the LOC133744202 gene encoding uncharacterized protein LOC133744202, with product MTRSTELITCEDPDEGPEVATKERENLHLGIYSKICICGVFDLLRNSFVMSKLRSWIEEQHEKIVESEKEAKGKVNATNDKEKLLKRKLQDKVAKLIIAKNGALLSISEHEALVSQINSEAAQAHAELLEAEGIVPKKKHRCDVLRTEPYRVDVDGRIFWKLKGYNNGEDIVLQDLGAWDAVVSKEEWFVYGAETKEAIDNYCSSLRRKKSSGTVSQTVPRESDEENM from the exons ATGACGCGGTCAACGGAGCTCATCACCTGTGAAGACCCCGATGAAGGTCCCGAAGTCGCAACTAAag AAAGGGAAAATTTGCATTTGGGCATatactccaaaatttgcatttgTGGTGTGTTTGATTTGTTGAGAAATAGCTTTGTGATGAG TAAACTGAGGAGCTGGATAGAAGAACAGCATGAAAAGATTGTTGAAAGCGAAAAGGAAGCAAAAGGAAAAGTTAATGCAACCAATGATAAG GAAAAACTCCTCAAGCGGAAGTTGCAAGATAAGGTGGCGAAGCTTATTATTGCAAAAAATGGTGCTCTTCTGTCAATTTCAGAACATGAAGCTCTTGTTTCACAAATAAACAGTGAAGCAGCTCAAGCTCACGCTGAGTTGCTTGAAGCAGAGGGCATAGTGCCTAAAA AGAAACATAGATGTGATGTTTTAAGAACGGAGCCTTATCGTGTGGATGTTGATGGCCGCATCTTTTGGAAATTAAAGGGTTACAACAATGGAGAAGATATCGTTCTTCAAG ATTTGGGGGCCTGGGATGCAGTTGTATCTAAAGAAGAATGGTTTGTTTATGGTGCGGAGACAAAGGAAGCAATTGACAATTACTGTTCTTCCTTAAG GAGAAAAAAGTCTAGTGGAACCGTGTCGCAAACTGTTCCTCGTGAAAGCGATGAAGAAAACATGTAG